Proteins from a genomic interval of Meiothermus cerbereus DSM 11376:
- a CDS encoding S8 family serine peptidase, with amino-acid sequence MRRLMIVGIGLAAFLAACSGPQRVQPQFEPVQEIATSVSALNTGAAEMVDETPTAWLVELSGRPKIEGGSDASVKADKDNFRALAQANGVKFRERFEYSELWNGLSVEASASEAAKLRGIPGVKAVWPVLTVSAPQPVDGGSETDMFTAITQTQVNIAQNTLGLNGRGVKVGIIDTGIDLEHPDFAGRIRYGFDFVGDAYNAADPNNSTPIPQPGPGTRPGGDDCNGHGTHVAGITGANGTVKGVAPEVTLGAYRVFGCEGSSSADVIIAALEKAYKDGMDVVNMSLGAAFQWPQYPTAVVSNRLVKKGVVVVASAGNSGANGAYSLGAPGVGEDVIGVASYDNVAVFLNFFTISPDNQAIGYGPATGAPTPPTSGSLPMARTGTPAATSDACNPLPAGSLAGQAALIRRGGCTFYQKAFNAQQAGAAAVVLYNNAPGRFSPTVAGTPAITIPVVAISDTEGVLINNRLATGPVTLTWTNQSGSFPNPTGNLISSFSSIGLSPDLTLKPDLGAPGGLIYSTYPLEKGAFATLSGTSMSSPHVAGVVALYLQAKPGTPASEMRTILQNTSDPKRLSVAPTTGLLDIVHRQGAGMVQIVDAINSTTRVTPGKLSLGEVESGSVTRTLTIRNLGNDSETYTFSHVAAPATTGTFTVSYFNAPSLVSFSSPSVTVAPGSSASVNVTITPNTGLANLAQFGGYVVVRNSEGATVARVPYAGFKGDYQGIQALAPTTFGFPWLARLVGTNYVRQTGASTFTLQGGDIPYFLVHLDHPVAKLQFEVLNASNNRPVHPVFNKFVDLEYVGRNSTATGFFAFAWDGTRIHSNMDNGNGDNSLFKTVPNGSYVVRIRALKALGNENNPAHWESWTSPVITLARP; translated from the coding sequence GTGCGTAGATTGATGATTGTAGGGATCGGATTGGCTGCTTTTTTAGCTGCTTGTTCCGGCCCCCAGCGTGTACAGCCCCAGTTTGAGCCTGTGCAGGAGATCGCCACCAGTGTAAGCGCCCTGAACACTGGCGCAGCCGAGATGGTGGACGAGACCCCCACCGCCTGGCTGGTGGAGCTCTCGGGTAGGCCCAAAATCGAAGGGGGCAGCGATGCCTCGGTCAAGGCCGACAAAGACAACTTCCGCGCCCTGGCCCAGGCCAATGGTGTGAAGTTCCGCGAGCGCTTCGAGTATAGCGAACTCTGGAACGGCCTCTCGGTAGAGGCCAGCGCCAGCGAGGCCGCCAAGCTGCGGGGTATTCCCGGCGTGAAGGCAGTCTGGCCGGTGCTCACCGTCAGTGCGCCGCAGCCCGTAGACGGGGGCAGCGAGACCGACATGTTCACCGCCATCACCCAGACCCAGGTCAACATCGCACAGAATACCCTGGGCCTGAACGGGCGGGGTGTCAAGGTCGGCATCATCGACACCGGCATTGACCTCGAGCACCCCGACTTTGCCGGGCGCATCCGCTACGGCTTCGACTTCGTGGGCGATGCCTACAACGCAGCCGACCCCAACAACAGCACCCCCATCCCCCAACCCGGCCCCGGCACCCGCCCCGGCGGCGACGACTGCAACGGGCACGGCACCCACGTGGCCGGAATCACCGGTGCCAACGGTACGGTTAAGGGCGTAGCCCCCGAGGTTACCCTGGGCGCCTACCGGGTGTTTGGCTGTGAGGGCTCGTCCAGCGCCGATGTGATCATCGCGGCCCTGGAAAAAGCCTACAAAGACGGCATGGATGTGGTGAACATGAGCCTGGGCGCTGCCTTCCAGTGGCCCCAGTACCCCACCGCGGTGGTTTCCAACCGCCTGGTCAAGAAGGGCGTGGTGGTGGTGGCCTCGGCTGGCAACAGCGGAGCCAACGGTGCTTACTCGCTGGGTGCGCCGGGCGTGGGTGAAGACGTGATCGGGGTGGCCTCCTACGACAATGTGGCGGTCTTCCTGAACTTCTTTACCATCTCCCCCGATAACCAGGCCATCGGCTACGGGCCAGCCACCGGAGCGCCCACACCGCCCACCTCTGGCAGCCTCCCCATGGCCCGCACCGGCACCCCCGCCGCAACCAGCGATGCCTGCAACCCACTGCCTGCGGGCAGCCTGGCAGGCCAGGCAGCGCTGATCCGGCGCGGCGGCTGCACCTTCTATCAAAAAGCCTTCAACGCGCAGCAGGCCGGAGCTGCCGCCGTGGTGCTATACAACAACGCACCTGGACGCTTCTCGCCAACAGTAGCTGGCACCCCTGCCATCACCATTCCGGTGGTTGCCATCTCCGATACCGAAGGCGTGCTGATCAACAACCGCCTGGCCACCGGCCCGGTCACGCTCACCTGGACCAACCAGTCGGGCTCCTTCCCCAACCCCACCGGCAACCTGATTAGCAGCTTCAGCTCCATCGGCCTTTCGCCCGACCTGACCCTCAAGCCCGACCTGGGCGCCCCCGGCGGTCTGATCTACTCCACCTATCCGCTGGAGAAGGGAGCCTTTGCGACCCTGAGCGGCACCTCGATGTCGAGCCCGCACGTGGCCGGTGTGGTGGCCCTTTACCTCCAGGCCAAGCCCGGCACCCCGGCCTCGGAGATGCGCACCATCCTGCAAAACACCTCCGACCCCAAGCGTCTTTCTGTAGCTCCAACCACCGGTCTGCTGGACATCGTGCACCGTCAGGGGGCGGGCATGGTGCAGATTGTGGACGCCATCAACAGCACCACCCGCGTCACCCCCGGCAAGCTGTCGCTGGGCGAGGTCGAAAGCGGCTCGGTCACCCGCACGCTTACCATCCGCAACCTGGGCAACGACAGCGAAACCTACACCTTCAGCCATGTGGCTGCCCCTGCCACTACGGGCACCTTCACCGTGAGCTACTTCAACGCACCCTCCCTGGTGTCCTTCAGCAGCCCCAGCGTCACGGTAGCCCCGGGAAGCTCGGCCAGCGTGAACGTGACCATTACCCCCAACACCGGTCTGGCCAACCTGGCCCAGTTTGGCGGGTACGTGGTGGTACGCAACAGCGAAGGTGCAACGGTAGCCCGGGTGCCCTACGCAGGCTTCAAGGGCGATTACCAGGGCATCCAGGCCCTTGCGCCCACAACGTTCGGCTTCCCCTGGCTGGCCCGCCTGGTGGGCACCAACTACGTCCGCCAGACCGGCGCCAGCACCTTTACCCTGCAAGGCGGCGACATCCCCTACTTCCTGGTTCACCTGGATCACCCTGTGGCCAAGCTGCAGTTTGAGGTGCTGAACGCCTCCAACAACCGCCCCGTGCACCCGGTCTTCAACAAGTTTGTGGACCTCGAGTACGTCGGGCGCAACTCCACCGCCACAGGCTTCTTCGCCTTCGCCTGGGATGGCACCCGCATCCACAGCAACATGGACAACGGCAACGGCGACAACTCGCTGTTCAAGACCGTGCCCAATGGCAGCTATGTGGTGCGCATTCGTGCCCTCAAGGCCCTGGGCAACGAGAACAACCCGGCCCACTGGGAAAGCTGGACCTCGCCTGTAATCACCCTGGCCCGTCCGTAA
- the proS gene encoding proline--tRNA ligase: MAKDKGLIPQSQDFNEWYNEVVLKADLVDYGPVRGTMVVKPYGYAIWENIQRELDRMFKETGHQNTYFPLFIPISFLQKEAEHVEGFAPELAIVTQAGGETLEEPLAVRPTSETIIGYMWAKWIRTYRDLPQLLNQWNSVVRWELRTKLFLRTTEFLWQEGHTAHATQEEAEEEARRMAGVYATVLREWCAIPGWEGPKTESEKFAGAVYSISYEAMMKDGKALQSCTSHYLGQNFARAFDIQFQDKDQQNKYVHTTSWGFTTRVVGAIVMTHGDDKGLILPPRLAPIQVVMVPIYKAETRELVLPAAESLYRELKAAGIRVHLDDRDQYSPGYKFNEWELKGVPLRLELGPRDVEAGTAVLASRLGGKETVQLSELLGLIPAKLEQFQHELYRRALQFRDAHTWEVDSYDEFKEKVEQGFVKAFHCGEKDCEKQIKAETTATTRCIPYDELEAHGSCIRCGKPSAYGKRILFAKAY, translated from the coding sequence ATGGCGAAGGACAAAGGCCTCATTCCGCAATCGCAGGATTTCAACGAGTGGTACAACGAAGTGGTGCTAAAAGCCGACCTGGTGGACTACGGCCCGGTGCGGGGCACCATGGTGGTAAAACCCTATGGCTATGCCATCTGGGAGAACATCCAGCGCGAACTGGATCGGATGTTCAAGGAAACCGGCCACCAGAACACCTACTTCCCCCTCTTCATTCCCATCAGCTTTTTGCAAAAGGAAGCCGAGCACGTAGAGGGCTTTGCCCCGGAGCTGGCCATCGTGACCCAGGCCGGCGGCGAAACCCTGGAAGAGCCCCTGGCGGTGCGCCCTACCTCCGAGACCATCATCGGGTATATGTGGGCCAAGTGGATTCGCACCTACCGCGACCTGCCCCAGCTTTTAAACCAGTGGAACAGCGTGGTGCGCTGGGAGCTGCGCACCAAGCTCTTCTTGCGTACCACCGAGTTCTTGTGGCAGGAGGGCCACACCGCCCACGCCACCCAGGAAGAGGCCGAGGAGGAAGCCCGCCGGATGGCGGGGGTGTATGCCACGGTGCTGCGCGAGTGGTGCGCCATTCCTGGCTGGGAAGGCCCCAAGACCGAGTCGGAGAAGTTTGCCGGGGCGGTGTATTCCATCAGCTACGAGGCCATGATGAAGGACGGTAAGGCCTTGCAGTCGTGCACCTCGCACTACCTGGGCCAGAACTTTGCCAGGGCCTTCGACATTCAGTTCCAGGACAAGGATCAGCAGAACAAGTATGTGCACACCACCTCCTGGGGCTTTACCACCCGGGTGGTGGGGGCCATCGTGATGACCCACGGCGACGACAAAGGCCTGATTCTGCCGCCCCGCTTGGCCCCCATCCAGGTGGTGATGGTGCCGATCTACAAGGCCGAGACCCGCGAGCTGGTGCTGCCCGCCGCCGAAAGTCTCTACCGGGAGCTAAAGGCCGCTGGAATACGGGTACACCTCGACGACCGCGACCAGTACAGCCCTGGCTACAAGTTCAACGAGTGGGAGCTGAAGGGGGTGCCGCTGCGCCTCGAGCTGGGGCCGCGCGATGTGGAGGCCGGAACCGCGGTGCTGGCCAGCCGCCTGGGGGGCAAGGAAACCGTGCAGCTTTCCGAGCTGCTGGGCTTGATACCGGCAAAACTCGAGCAGTTCCAGCACGAGCTGTACCGGCGGGCTTTGCAGTTCCGCGATGCCCACACCTGGGAAGTGGACAGCTACGACGAGTTCAAAGAAAAGGTGGAGCAGGGCTTCGTGAAGGCCTTCCACTGCGGCGAAAAGGACTGCGAAAAACAGATCAAGGCCGAGACCACCGCCACCACCCGCTGCATCCCCTACGACGAGCTCGAGGCTCACGGAAGCTGCATCCGCTGTGGTAAGCCCAGCGCTTATGGCAAGCGGATTCTATTCGCCAAGGCCTACTAA
- the nth gene encoding endonuclease III encodes MKAKKARAARVLAVMEALYPQAATELEHRNPFELLIATVLSAQATDASVNRATPALFARYPDALALAQASPEEVEPYIKTIGLYRSKAKNIVLLARRLVEQHGGQVPLDKASLRELPGVGWKTATVVLGAAFGVPGIAVDTHLTRLARRLGLSEQKDPEKIGKDLERLFPKDKWIFVHHALILFGRYRCTARKPQCEGCPLGAECLSKGAW; translated from the coding sequence TTGAAAGCCAAAAAGGCACGGGCCGCACGGGTGCTGGCCGTGATGGAAGCGCTCTATCCCCAGGCCGCCACCGAGCTAGAGCACCGCAACCCCTTTGAGCTGCTGATTGCGACTGTGCTCTCGGCCCAGGCCACCGACGCCTCGGTGAACCGGGCCACACCGGCTCTTTTTGCGCGCTACCCCGACGCTTTGGCCCTGGCCCAGGCCAGCCCTGAAGAGGTCGAGCCGTACATCAAAACCATCGGCCTGTACCGCTCCAAGGCCAAGAATATCGTTTTGCTGGCCCGCCGACTGGTCGAGCAGCACGGCGGGCAGGTGCCCTTAGACAAGGCCAGCCTACGCGAGCTGCCGGGGGTGGGCTGGAAAACCGCCACCGTGGTGCTGGGGGCGGCCTTCGGGGTGCCGGGCATTGCGGTGGATACCCACCTGACCCGGCTGGCTCGGCGGCTGGGGTTGTCGGAGCAAAAAGACCCCGAGAAGATTGGGAAAGACCTCGAGCGCCTATTCCCCAAAGACAAATGGATTTTTGTTCACCACGCGCTGATTTTGTTTGGCCGCTACCGCTGCACGGCCCGCAAGCCCCAGTGCGAGGGCTGCCCACTTGGGGCCGAGTGCTTGAGTAAGGGTGCTTGGTAA
- a CDS encoding Stp1/IreP family PP2C-type Ser/Thr phosphatase: MPGSDSLPMVFAAALTDPGRKRALNEDAVAQVVTPYGGIFIVADGMGGHRTGEVASQMAVGQIVEVLKRSEPSPQGLLEAYEAANEAIYQAGQKPESRGMGTTCTALWLDLPYALIAHVGDSRAYLLRDGELIQLTQDHSWVADRVRQGLLSEEEARNHRWRNVITNALGSFPSARVDLVGLKVRPGDVFLLCSDGLSGVLEDRVLSEMILTNPPEPAVAKLIKLANDWGGPDNISAVVVTIGSQVAENPKPYALPLEASNGQPVRLQSGNDPEVLTTQIVEPEKKLTFWQRWGSVILLLLWFGLLGFVLFNQLGRSNT; the protein is encoded by the coding sequence ATGCCGGGCTCCGACAGCCTACCCATGGTGTTTGCAGCGGCCTTGACCGACCCAGGCCGCAAGCGGGCCCTCAACGAAGATGCGGTTGCCCAGGTCGTAACCCCCTATGGCGGCATATTTATAGTGGCCGACGGCATGGGGGGCCACCGTACCGGCGAGGTGGCCTCGCAGATGGCCGTGGGACAGATTGTCGAAGTGCTCAAACGCAGTGAACCCTCGCCCCAGGGCTTGCTGGAAGCCTATGAGGCTGCCAACGAGGCCATTTATCAGGCCGGACAAAAGCCCGAGTCGCGGGGAATGGGCACTACCTGCACGGCCCTTTGGCTCGACCTGCCTTATGCCCTGATTGCCCATGTGGGGGACTCGAGGGCCTACCTGCTGCGTGATGGCGAGCTCATACAACTGACCCAGGATCACTCCTGGGTGGCCGACCGGGTGCGCCAGGGCCTGTTAAGTGAGGAGGAGGCCCGCAATCACCGTTGGCGCAACGTGATCACCAATGCCCTGGGCTCTTTCCCCAGCGCAAGGGTGGATCTGGTGGGGCTAAAGGTGCGCCCTGGCGATGTTTTCTTGCTCTGCTCCGACGGCCTGAGTGGGGTGCTGGAAGACCGGGTGCTCTCCGAGATGATCCTGACCAACCCCCCCGAACCGGCGGTGGCCAAACTCATCAAGCTGGCCAACGACTGGGGCGGGCCCGACAACATCAGCGCGGTGGTGGTGACCATTGGCAGTCAGGTGGCCGAGAACCCCAAACCCTATGCCCTGCCGCTGGAGGCCAGCAACGGCCAGCCGGTGCGCCTGCAAAGTGGAAACGACCCCGAGGTGCTCACCACCCAGATTGTCGAACCGGAAAAGAAACTCACCTTCTGGCAGCGCTGGGGCAGCGTGATTCTGTTGTTGTTGTGGTTTGGCCTGCTGGGGTTTGTATTGTTTAATCAGCTTGGCCGCTCAAATACCTAA
- a CDS encoding bacteriohemerythrin, with amino-acid sequence MSIQWSSQYEVGDPRTDSQHKNLFDYVNRIEKLIEQGKARQLDRQEVEHLFVFLDAYVNTHFAYEELCMALRGCKVAQKNKEAHNKFLEFWADFNRTHTPQSISVAALETLHSMLTGWLTQHICKIDVALRNAT; translated from the coding sequence ATGTCTATTCAATGGAGCAGCCAGTACGAAGTGGGTGACCCTCGAACCGATAGCCAGCACAAGAACCTTTTTGACTACGTCAACCGAATAGAGAAACTCATCGAACAAGGTAAAGCCAGACAGTTAGACCGCCAGGAAGTGGAGCATTTGTTCGTATTTCTGGATGCTTATGTGAATACCCATTTTGCCTACGAAGAGCTGTGCATGGCCTTGCGCGGCTGCAAAGTGGCGCAAAAGAACAAGGAAGCCCATAACAAGTTTTTAGAGTTCTGGGCCGATTTCAACCGTACCCACACGCCCCAAAGCATTTCCGTTGCCGCTTTGGAAACCCTGCATAGCATGCTGACTGGCTGGCTTACCCAGCACATCTGCAAAATTGACGTGGCCTTGCGAAACGCCACCTAA
- the trmB gene encoding tRNA (guanine(46)-N(7))-methyltransferase TrmB — translation MLIRLGETEFPLPEAPQVLEIGFGDGRFTAQVARLYPDWRILGVEISAGSVARALKRFRREGITNVRVYHGAAGFALRNLVAPKSLHQVYVNFPDPWPKSKHQENRLLQRNFFRRLSTRLATGGALLLTTDHEEYWKFAQAEGLASGLFEVETPPPPEHHLTTKYALKWKEQGRWFYHAVFRKVSEDPTPWPPLARYPMPHALLSGTLPELKSFEKTVVRFEGGTAVLLEATRTLGPEGGYYFHTHLEEEDLIQDLLLEARPSTHGLYVGVSRFGAPLSTVGVKAAVEWLVGWLEGQGLQVLQRSY, via the coding sequence GTGTTAATTCGTCTGGGCGAAACTGAATTTCCCCTACCTGAGGCACCGCAGGTACTCGAGATAGGCTTTGGTGATGGGCGGTTTACAGCCCAGGTAGCCCGCCTGTACCCCGACTGGCGAATTCTGGGGGTAGAGATCTCAGCAGGCTCGGTGGCACGGGCCCTCAAGCGCTTTCGGCGCGAGGGCATAACCAATGTGCGGGTCTACCACGGCGCAGCAGGCTTTGCCCTGCGCAACCTGGTGGCCCCTAAAAGCCTGCACCAGGTCTACGTGAACTTCCCCGACCCCTGGCCCAAGTCCAAGCACCAGGAAAACCGCTTGTTGCAGCGGAACTTCTTCCGCCGCCTGTCCACCCGGCTAGCCACGGGAGGTGCGCTCTTACTCACCACCGACCACGAGGAGTACTGGAAGTTTGCTCAGGCCGAGGGCCTGGCCAGCGGGCTATTTGAAGTCGAGACCCCCCCACCCCCGGAGCACCACCTCACCACCAAGTACGCGCTCAAGTGGAAAGAACAGGGTCGCTGGTTCTACCACGCCGTATTTCGTAAAGTTTCCGAAGACCCCACCCCCTGGCCCCCCCTTGCGAGGTATCCCATGCCCCATGCCCTACTGTCTGGTACGCTACCCGAACTCAAAAGCTTCGAGAAAACCGTGGTTCGCTTCGAGGGCGGTACGGCGGTGCTGCTCGAGGCCACCCGCACCCTTGGCCCGGAAGGCGGCTACTACTTCCACACCCACCTCGAGGAAGAAGACCTTATTCAGGATCTGCTGCTGGAGGCCCGCCCCAGCACCCACGGCCTGTACGTGGGCGTGAGCCGTTTTGGCGCGCCCTTGAGCACGGTTGGTGTCAAGGCGGCGGTGGAATGGCTGGTGGGCTGGCTCGAGGGCCAGGGACTTCAGGTGTTGCAGCGGTCGTATTAG
- the aceE gene encoding pyruvate dehydrogenase (acetyl-transferring), homodimeric type: MVEDRELIAARASLSAEEQIKLEDLENQEWRESLEYVLRTAGRDRVAQLMEMLENYAYRNGVVIHDKVNTPYVNTISLEHQPPYPGDLELEQRIANILRWNTIAIVQQANKKADGIGGHIATYASIAELMEMGFNHFFRGADSPDRDLVFYQGHMSPGVYARSYLEGRLSEDDLGKFRRELLGGPGRGLSSYPHPWLMPDYWEFPTVSMGLGPLQAIYQARFMRYLEDRGLKPKSNAKVWAFLGDGEQDEVETLGALRVAASEELDNLVFVINANLQRLDGPVRGNSKVIQELESVYRGNGWNVIKVVWGSAWDELFAKDTEGVLLERMEQLVDGESQRYAAYGGKELREKFFNTPALKKLIEGMSDEDLDRLSLSRGGHDNRKIYAAFKAAAEHKGAPTVIIARTVKGYCLGPTAQAKNVAHQVKKLTLEDLKEARDHLGIPIPDEDLEKTPFYHPGKDSPEVRYMLERRKALGGLIPERRVREYRIKTPDLAFFDEFLAGSGEREISTTMAFVRMLTKLVRHPEVGKYIVPIVPDEARTFGMEGVISSVGIYSPKGQLYTPVDAGTVTVYRESETGQLLQEGINEAGAMSSFIAAGTAYAHYGIPTIPFYIYYSMFGLQRVGDLVWAAGDQRTKGFLLGATAGRTTLNGEGLQHQDGHSHVLALPVPNMPAYDPAFAYELAVILQDGMKRMYQDGEDIFYYITLMNENYLQPAMPEPREETRQGILRGLYLFKKSELKKPKARVQLLGSGTILNEVIKAAQLLEAYNIAADVWSATSYKALYYDAIEAARYNRLNPGSKARLPYVAQCLNPTEGPIVAASDYMKALPSLVSGFLNRPIHSLGTDGFGRSETREALRDFFEVDARHVMVAALSALRSEGKVNVNTIHEAIKTLGIDPKREAPHKR; this comes from the coding sequence ATGGTTGAAGACCGCGAACTGATTGCCGCCCGCGCCAGCCTATCTGCCGAAGAGCAGATCAAGCTGGAAGACCTCGAGAACCAGGAGTGGCGCGAGAGCTTGGAGTATGTTCTGCGCACCGCCGGGCGCGACCGGGTGGCGCAGCTCATGGAGATGCTCGAGAACTACGCCTACCGCAACGGGGTGGTCATCCACGACAAGGTCAACACGCCTTACGTGAATACCATTTCCCTGGAGCACCAGCCCCCTTACCCGGGCGACCTCGAGCTCGAACAGCGCATCGCCAACATCCTGCGCTGGAACACCATCGCCATCGTGCAGCAGGCCAACAAAAAGGCCGATGGCATCGGGGGGCATATCGCCACCTATGCCAGCATTGCCGAGCTGATGGAGATGGGCTTCAACCACTTTTTCCGCGGGGCCGACTCCCCCGACCGCGACCTGGTCTTCTACCAGGGGCATATGTCGCCGGGGGTGTATGCCCGCAGCTATCTGGAGGGCCGCCTGAGCGAGGACGACCTAGGCAAGTTCCGGCGCGAGCTTTTGGGCGGGCCGGGGCGGGGCCTTTCCAGCTATCCCCATCCCTGGCTGATGCCCGACTACTGGGAGTTCCCCACCGTCAGCATGGGGCTGGGGCCGCTGCAGGCCATCTATCAGGCCCGCTTCATGCGCTACCTGGAAGACCGGGGCCTCAAACCCAAGAGCAATGCCAAGGTCTGGGCCTTTCTGGGTGACGGCGAGCAGGACGAGGTGGAAACCCTAGGGGCTTTGCGGGTTGCGGCCAGCGAAGAACTCGACAACCTGGTTTTTGTGATCAACGCCAACCTGCAGCGCCTGGATGGGCCGGTGCGGGGCAACTCCAAGGTGATCCAGGAGCTCGAGAGTGTCTACCGGGGCAATGGCTGGAACGTGATCAAGGTGGTCTGGGGCAGTGCCTGGGACGAGCTTTTTGCCAAAGACACCGAAGGGGTGCTGCTCGAGCGCATGGAGCAGCTGGTAGACGGCGAGAGCCAGCGCTACGCGGCCTATGGCGGAAAGGAGCTGCGCGAGAAGTTCTTCAACACCCCGGCCCTCAAAAAGCTGATCGAGGGCATGAGCGATGAAGACCTTGACCGATTGAGCCTTTCCCGTGGGGGCCACGACAACCGCAAAATCTACGCGGCCTTCAAGGCCGCCGCCGAGCACAAGGGTGCCCCCACCGTCATCATCGCCCGCACCGTAAAGGGCTACTGCCTGGGCCCCACCGCCCAGGCCAAGAACGTGGCCCACCAGGTCAAGAAGCTTACCCTAGAAGACCTGAAGGAAGCGCGGGATCACCTGGGCATTCCCATCCCCGACGAAGACCTGGAGAAAACCCCCTTCTACCACCCCGGCAAGGACTCGCCGGAGGTGCGCTACATGCTCGAGCGCCGCAAAGCCCTGGGCGGCCTGATCCCCGAGCGGCGGGTGCGCGAGTACCGCATCAAGACCCCCGACCTGGCTTTCTTTGACGAGTTCCTGGCGGGTTCGGGCGAACGTGAAATCTCCACCACCATGGCCTTCGTGCGGATGCTGACCAAGCTGGTGCGCCACCCCGAGGTGGGCAAGTACATCGTGCCCATCGTGCCCGACGAGGCCCGCACCTTTGGTATGGAAGGTGTGATTAGCTCGGTGGGCATCTACTCGCCCAAGGGCCAGCTTTACACGCCTGTGGATGCCGGAACCGTGACGGTCTACCGCGAGTCCGAGACCGGGCAGCTTCTGCAAGAAGGCATCAACGAGGCCGGGGCCATGAGTAGCTTTATTGCTGCCGGAACGGCCTATGCCCACTATGGCATTCCCACCATTCCCTTCTACATTTACTACTCGATGTTCGGCCTCCAGCGGGTGGGCGACCTGGTCTGGGCCGCAGGCGACCAGCGCACCAAGGGCTTTTTGCTGGGAGCCACCGCAGGCCGCACCACCCTCAACGGCGAGGGCTTGCAGCACCAGGACGGCCATTCCCATGTGCTGGCCCTGCCGGTGCCCAACATGCCTGCCTACGACCCGGCCTTTGCCTACGAGCTGGCGGTTATCCTGCAGGACGGAATGAAGCGCATGTACCAGGATGGCGAGGACATCTTCTACTACATCACCCTGATGAACGAGAACTACCTCCAGCCCGCCATGCCTGAGCCGCGCGAGGAAACCCGCCAGGGTATTTTGCGGGGCCTGTACCTCTTCAAAAAGAGCGAGCTTAAAAAGCCCAAGGCCCGGGTGCAGCTACTGGGTAGTGGAACCATTCTGAACGAGGTCATCAAGGCGGCACAGCTGCTCGAGGCCTACAACATCGCCGCCGATGTCTGGAGCGCAACCAGCTACAAGGCCCTCTACTACGATGCCATCGAGGCTGCCCGCTACAACCGCCTCAACCCCGGCAGCAAGGCCCGGCTGCCCTACGTGGCCCAGTGCCTGAACCCCACCGAAGGCCCCATCGTGGCGGCTTCCGACTACATGAAGGCCCTGCCTTCCCTGGTCTCGGGCTTCCTGAACCGCCCCATTCACAGCCTGGGCACCGACGGTTTTGGCCGCTCCGAGACCCGCGAGGCCCTGCGCGATTTCTTCGAAGTAGACGCCAGGCACGTGATGGTGGCGGCGCTTTCGGCTTTGCGGAGCGAGGGGAAGGTTAACGTCAACACCATCCACGAAGCCATCAAGACACTGGGCATTGATCCTAAGCGGGAAGCACCGCACAAACGCTAA